The Hypanus sabinus isolate sHypSab1 chromosome 31, sHypSab1.hap1, whole genome shotgun sequence genome window below encodes:
- the LOC132383786 gene encoding histone H2B 1/2-like, whose protein sequence is MPDAPKPAPKKGAKKALSKPASKSGKKRKRTRKESYAIYIYKVMKQVHPDTGISSKAMSIMNSFVNDIFERIAGEASRLAHYNKRSTISSREIQTAVRLLLPGELAKHAVSEGTKAVTKYTSSK, encoded by the coding sequence ATGCCTGATGCACCGAAACCCGCTCCCAAGAAGGGCGCCAAGAAAGCTCTGTCCAAACCGGCGAGCAAGTCTGGCAAGAAGCGCAAGAGGACGAGGAAGGAGAGTTACGCCATCTACATCtacaaagtgatgaagcaggttcaccccgacaccggcatctcctccaaggccatgagCATCATGAATTCATTCGTGAACGATATTTTCGAGCGCATCGCAGGTGAGGCTTCCCGCCTGGCCCATTACAACAAGCGGTCAACCATCAGCTCCCGGGAGATCCAGACCGCCGTGCGCCTGCTGCTACCCGGGGAGCTGGCCAAGCACGCCGTGTCCGAAGGGACAAAGGCGgtgaccaagtacaccagctccaaGTGA